The Cohnella abietis genome has a segment encoding these proteins:
- a CDS encoding patatin-like phospholipase family protein yields MQHPYQAYPILEQLSAEELEQLNIEMQEQRYLSGQLVMQQGEVSDRVHIIVSGQARVYLKQESKVELAILQRGHFFGEMSCLTGDPVSAHVEAVDDVHTLTVSRKGMLLLMDSNADFRKQIVEAMIKRIQSSNERVLEEHAKSQIIMKQQETEEQERYGVLIGVSPSMQELLQNIERLAVRKEHVLIVGEAGTGKMSIARKLHQTGSQGHYPILTLNGNKFDLLTWDSRVRAAKGGTIVVEHAEQLTVPILKQIIETDTQTRIVLTSTESLDIPGVYTLHVPPLRERVEDIPLLATYFVRKEGAKEEETIISEDALRVLSLFPYLTNNVQELQGIVKKAYVLSGGRTIYSSHLRFGRIRKPGERPIIGLALGSGSIRGMAHLGVLKVLKQEGIPIDRIAGTSVGSLVGGAYAAGMPVEDCIRVLSKMRWGQLLRPTFPKRSFVHNTPMIGFIEQHLGKRLIEDLPIPFAAVASDASTGEAHIMQKGLLANAIAASTAIPAIMRPVSYEGKTLVDGGVIHPVPAALVKSMGADIVIAVNICAESFAKGTARNFIDSLMNTIDMMSSRIVKEELQLADVILRPDLGYNQLSFKDSAICIAAGEAITREAVSRIKQKLTPLSK; encoded by the coding sequence TTGCAACATCCCTATCAGGCCTATCCGATTTTGGAGCAATTATCTGCCGAAGAACTAGAGCAGTTAAATATAGAGATGCAGGAACAACGATATTTGTCCGGACAGCTTGTTATGCAGCAAGGTGAGGTTAGCGACCGTGTCCATATTATCGTGTCAGGCCAAGCACGAGTATATCTAAAGCAGGAAAGCAAAGTTGAATTAGCTATTTTACAAAGAGGGCATTTTTTTGGAGAAATGTCTTGTTTGACAGGAGATCCTGTCAGTGCTCATGTCGAAGCCGTTGATGATGTCCATACGCTCACCGTTTCTCGTAAAGGGATGCTACTGTTAATGGATAGTAATGCCGATTTCCGCAAACAAATTGTTGAAGCTATGATTAAGCGAATTCAGAGCTCCAATGAGCGCGTGTTAGAGGAGCATGCAAAGAGTCAAATCATTATGAAGCAGCAGGAAACGGAGGAGCAGGAACGTTACGGCGTGCTCATCGGTGTGAGTCCGTCTATGCAAGAGCTACTTCAGAATATAGAACGTCTAGCTGTAAGAAAAGAACACGTTCTTATTGTAGGCGAAGCGGGTACGGGCAAGATGAGTATCGCCAGAAAGCTTCATCAAACAGGATCACAAGGCCATTATCCGATTCTGACCCTCAATGGAAATAAGTTTGACTTACTTACTTGGGATTCGAGAGTACGTGCGGCTAAAGGAGGTACAATTGTTGTTGAACATGCTGAGCAATTAACAGTGCCTATCTTAAAACAAATTATAGAAACGGATACCCAGACACGTATCGTATTGACCAGTACTGAATCCTTAGATATTCCTGGCGTATATACGTTACATGTTCCACCTCTTCGCGAACGAGTAGAGGATATTCCGCTGCTGGCGACATATTTTGTGAGAAAAGAGGGAGCTAAGGAAGAAGAAACGATAATCTCGGAGGATGCACTTCGAGTACTTAGTCTCTTTCCCTACTTAACTAATAATGTGCAGGAATTACAAGGAATAGTGAAGAAAGCTTATGTTCTAAGTGGGGGTCGCACGATCTATAGTAGCCATCTGCGCTTTGGGCGAATACGTAAACCAGGCGAAAGACCAATCATTGGATTAGCTTTAGGTAGTGGTTCAATCAGAGGAATGGCTCATCTAGGTGTACTAAAGGTGTTGAAGCAAGAGGGTATTCCTATTGATAGAATTGCGGGCACTAGTGTTGGCTCATTAGTAGGCGGTGCTTATGCGGCCGGGATGCCTGTGGAGGACTGTATTCGTGTTCTATCAAAAATGCGATGGGGCCAGTTGCTTCGACCGACCTTCCCTAAGCGCTCGTTTGTGCACAATACACCTATGATTGGTTTTATTGAACAGCATTTAGGCAAGAGGCTTATTGAGGATCTACCTATTCCCTTTGCCGCTGTAGCTTCGGATGCCTCAACAGGAGAAGCCCATATTATGCAAAAAGGTTTACTTGCCAATGCGATTGCTGCAAGTACAGCCATTCCTGCGATTATGCGTCCTGTGAGCTATGAAGGAAAGACTCTTGTCGATGGAGGGGTCATTCATCCCGTACCGGCGGCTCTCGTAAAAAGTATGGGTGCTGATATCGTTATTGCTGTAAATATTTGCGCGGAGTCTTTTGCTAAGGGGACAGCTAGAAATTTTATAGATTCACTTATGAATACTATTGATATGATGAGCTCGAGGATTGTAAAGGAAGAATTACAGCTAGCGGATGTCATATTACGCCCTGATCTTGGTTACAACCAGCTTAGCTTCAAAGATTCAGCTATTTGTATCGCTGCTGGAGAAGCCATCACAAGAGAAGCAGTTAGTCGGATTAAACAAAAGCTTACTCCTCTGTCTAAATAA
- a CDS encoding FMN-dependent NADH-azoreductase, whose amino-acid sequence MSTVLFVKANDRAIEQAVSVKLYQAFLDSYKASHPEDTVIELDLFKETLPYLNADMINGKFKAARGFDLTAEEKAATDVSSKYLEQFLAADKVVFGFPLWNLTIPAVLHTYIDYIYEAGKTFSYTAQGPVGLIPDKKVALLNARGGIYSEGPAAAAEMSFNYIRNIMAFFGVTNFENVIVEGHNQLPDQAEAIVAQGIENAKNAAVRF is encoded by the coding sequence ATGAGTACTGTATTATTCGTCAAAGCAAACGATCGTGCAATTGAGCAAGCAGTTAGTGTTAAGCTATATCAAGCATTCTTGGACAGCTACAAAGCAAGCCATCCAGAAGATACTGTCATCGAGCTGGACTTGTTCAAAGAAACATTGCCATATTTGAATGCAGACATGATTAATGGTAAATTCAAAGCGGCTCGCGGTTTTGATCTTACAGCAGAAGAAAAAGCAGCAACTGATGTTTCAAGCAAATATCTTGAGCAATTCCTTGCAGCTGATAAAGTTGTATTTGGATTCCCGCTTTGGAATCTTACAATTCCAGCTGTTCTTCATACGTACATTGACTATATTTATGAAGCAGGCAAAACTTTTTCCTATACAGCACAAGGTCCTGTAGGTTTAATTCCTGATAAGAAAGTTGCTCTCTTGAATGCACGTGGCGGTATTTATTCTGAAGGTCCTGCAGCTGCTGCAGAAATGTCCTTCAATTACATTCGCAATATTATGGCATTTTTCGGTGTTACTAACTTCGAAAATGTTATTGTTGAAGGCCACAATCAATTGCCAGATCAAGCGGAAGCAATTGTTGCACAAGGTATAGAGAACGCTAAGAATGCTGCAGTAAGATTCTAA
- a CDS encoding response regulator: MKIKILLADDHQIVLKGISFFLSTQPDFEIVGEAHNGQEAVELTAQLQPDIVLMDLNMPIMDGIEASALIAEQHPNVKVLVLTSFSDRSHIVPALQTGAIGYMLKEVDPDQLVEAIRSAFKGNIQLHPDISNALLSQLIPQQSEPKKLPRGEAIESLTPRELEVLEQLTKGHSNKEIAQELVVAEKTVKTHVSSILSKLNFTDRTQAALFAVHLFQPTE; the protein is encoded by the coding sequence TTGAAAATAAAAATATTACTAGCAGATGATCATCAGATTGTTTTGAAGGGAATTTCTTTCTTTCTAAGCACGCAACCAGATTTCGAAATTGTTGGAGAAGCTCATAATGGGCAGGAAGCAGTTGAACTGACAGCACAATTACAGCCGGATATCGTGCTCATGGATTTGAATATGCCCATTATGGATGGAATAGAGGCAAGTGCACTAATAGCTGAGCAGCATCCGAATGTGAAAGTTCTTGTGCTGACAAGCTTTTCCGATCGAAGTCATATCGTTCCTGCCCTTCAAACGGGCGCGATCGGTTACATGCTTAAGGAAGTCGATCCGGATCAATTAGTAGAAGCCATTCGCAGTGCATTCAAAGGGAATATCCAGCTTCACCCCGATATCTCGAATGCGCTTCTTAGCCAGCTGATTCCACAGCAGAGTGAGCCAAAGAAGCTTCCAAGAGGTGAAGCGATCGAGTCCTTGACTCCTAGAGAGCTCGAAGTGCTGGAGCAGCTTACTAAGGGACATAGCAACAAGGAAATTGCCCAAGAACTCGTCGTAGCTGAGAAAACGGTAAAAACACACGTAAGCAGCATTCTTAGCAAACTTAATTTTACGGACCGTACACAGGCGGCACTATTTGCAGTCCACCTTTTCCAACCTACTGAATAG
- a CDS encoding sensor histidine kinase, producing MSREIRTYELKALKEIAEMLNSTNEMDPMLDAVLNKLLQVTGLSIGWIFLLDELPGNQCLASQNLPPALTSGAYAVMCGEECACIASYRQNELDAAVSIVECRRIKYAEMHNVGDTEGISHHATVELNAGKDRFGLLNVASVGKLHYSEDELALLQAVALQIGTAIKRIRLYEAQEQSAILYAKLGDVIQQINSIPDIHKLPLKAVSIIGDAFDWEHVSLFIHRNNELSLSAQYKDKLVTNTWESIPLDEAGLVGIAFRENRLVIDSCKHNAGSSLSAIGIPTYGSAIAIPLRTRSHPIGVLLISSPNSKHFDEYYEDFMYSLGDHFTLSIENLRVYEQRSELALLEERNRMARDLHDSVIQKVFSLSFLAKGAEALLAGREPVAEQSLQEISRVSQEVLKEMRSLIWQLRPAGLENGLLPALKQYGQDINLFVYEQAEGIKELPRAIEEAFWRIGQEALNNVKKHAGTNTAHIRLVKSDTDASLIISDQGRGFSIEKKKGKFTLGMTSMRERAESLGGELTITSGKGKPSIVKVTIPMTQVEEICNEEKEQL from the coding sequence ATGTCCCGAGAAATTCGTACATATGAGCTAAAGGCGCTCAAAGAAATCGCGGAGATGCTGAATTCTACCAATGAAATGGACCCGATGCTGGATGCCGTTCTAAACAAGCTGCTTCAAGTTACGGGCTTATCTATTGGTTGGATTTTTCTATTAGATGAACTACCAGGCAACCAGTGCCTTGCTTCACAGAATCTCCCGCCTGCACTAACGTCTGGAGCTTATGCTGTAATGTGCGGTGAGGAATGTGCATGCATTGCAAGCTATCGCCAGAATGAGCTGGATGCTGCTGTCAGCATTGTAGAGTGCAGAAGGATTAAATATGCCGAGATGCACAATGTGGGCGATACGGAAGGTATTTCTCATCACGCCACCGTTGAGCTTAATGCGGGTAAGGACCGTTTCGGCTTATTAAATGTCGCATCAGTAGGGAAATTACATTATTCTGAGGATGAGCTGGCATTGCTACAGGCAGTGGCCTTGCAAATCGGAACAGCGATAAAGCGGATTCGACTTTATGAAGCACAAGAGCAGAGCGCAATCTTATATGCCAAGCTCGGTGATGTAATACAACAGATTAACTCCATACCGGATATTCATAAGCTACCTCTTAAAGCGGTCAGCATTATTGGGGATGCCTTCGACTGGGAACATGTATCCCTGTTTATTCATCGGAACAACGAGCTATCTTTAAGCGCCCAATACAAGGACAAGCTTGTCACCAATACATGGGAGTCCATCCCTCTGGACGAGGCTGGCCTAGTTGGAATTGCTTTTAGGGAAAATCGACTGGTTATTGATTCGTGTAAGCATAATGCTGGGAGTTCTTTGTCGGCCATAGGCATACCTACTTACGGTTCAGCTATTGCGATTCCGCTTCGTACTCGGAGTCATCCAATAGGTGTTTTACTTATTAGTAGCCCCAATAGCAAGCATTTTGACGAGTATTATGAGGATTTCATGTATTCCCTCGGGGACCATTTTACGTTAAGTATCGAAAATCTAAGGGTTTACGAGCAGCGAAGCGAGCTTGCCTTATTGGAAGAGCGGAACAGAATGGCGCGTGACTTGCACGATTCCGTTATTCAGAAGGTGTTTTCCTTATCCTTCCTAGCGAAGGGGGCTGAAGCACTGCTGGCTGGAAGAGAGCCTGTTGCCGAACAATCGTTGCAGGAAATAAGCCGTGTGTCGCAAGAGGTACTAAAGGAAATGCGATCTCTCATCTGGCAGCTGCGTCCAGCGGGCTTAGAGAACGGATTACTTCCAGCATTGAAGCAATATGGGCAAGACATCAATCTGTTTGTCTATGAGCAGGCAGAGGGAATTAAGGAATTACCTCGTGCGATTGAAGAAGCCTTCTGGAGAATCGGTCAAGAAGCGCTCAATAACGTAAAGAAGCATGCTGGCACGAACACGGCCCATATTCGATTGGTTAAATCAGATACGGACGCTAGTCTTATTATTTCTGACCAGGGTAGGGGCTTCTCAATCGAGAAGAAGAAAGGGAAGTTCACGCTGGGAATGACGTCTATGCGGGAAAGAGCTGAATCGTTAGGGGGCGAATTAACGATTACTAGCGGCAAGGGAAAACCGTCGATCGTCAAAGTAACTATTCCTATGACACAGGTAGAGGAAATTTGCAACGAGGAGAAGGAACAGCTTTGA
- a CDS encoding VanW family protein translates to MMLVQQALHPESLTVTQQGKSIASIQRSEYVLPFSGLPIVNDDKLSKLMDELDKLSYRAPVNAGLDGWGRIFPGQFGYKLDRRAFAEQFYSFMIEGTSSNLEVPQNKVYPKVDSELLESVKEKPIGQYTTYFNSNNKNRAHNILLAAQAINNQFVFPGESFSFNQVVGNRTEQKGYLRAKIIVRGEISEGIGGGICQTSSTLYNAVDRAGLQIVQRYSHSRRVPYVPPGRDATVSWYGPDFVFQNKYNQPILIRAISQGGQVSVIIYASESINAKKREVPSASKQLPQEVPDDQNVNGISP, encoded by the coding sequence ATGATGCTAGTTCAACAAGCTCTTCATCCAGAGAGCCTAACTGTTACTCAACAAGGGAAATCCATTGCCAGTATTCAACGCTCGGAATACGTGCTTCCTTTCTCTGGTTTACCGATAGTAAATGATGACAAATTAAGTAAGCTGATGGATGAGTTAGACAAGCTCTCGTATCGAGCTCCTGTTAATGCTGGATTAGACGGCTGGGGGCGTATTTTTCCAGGGCAATTTGGGTATAAGCTGGATCGTCGCGCATTTGCCGAGCAATTCTACAGCTTTATGATCGAGGGAACTTCGTCTAATCTAGAAGTACCGCAGAATAAAGTGTATCCCAAGGTAGATAGCGAATTACTTGAGTCCGTAAAGGAGAAGCCTATTGGCCAATATACAACCTACTTTAATTCGAACAATAAAAACCGCGCGCATAACATTCTCCTAGCTGCTCAAGCCATTAACAACCAATTCGTTTTTCCCGGAGAGTCATTCTCATTTAATCAGGTTGTCGGTAACAGAACAGAGCAGAAAGGGTATTTGCGTGCAAAAATTATTGTAAGAGGTGAGATTTCTGAAGGTATTGGGGGCGGGATTTGCCAAACCTCATCTACGCTGTACAATGCTGTAGATCGCGCCGGGCTGCAGATCGTCCAGCGATATTCCCACAGCCGTCGGGTTCCCTATGTGCCCCCAGGACGCGATGCCACTGTTAGCTGGTATGGTCCTGACTTTGTTTTTCAGAATAAATACAATCAGCCAATACTCATACGTGCCATCTCTCAAGGAGGACAGGTATCCGTTATTATCTATGCCTCTGAATCGATTAATGCGAAAAAACGTGAGGTTCCAAGCGCATCCAAGCAATTGCCACAGGAGGTACCTGATGATCAAAATGTGAATGGAATTTCGCCATGA
- a CDS encoding PQQ-binding-like beta-propeller repeat protein, translating into MYFGKKTLILAIILICTYQGIAQAKSLFSYQWEQTPIQQQAFPEKYTEVEGILTFRGTNERSAPSFGTTDMSLFQPKIAWTKKTKLSSWGGGAGWTGQPAIVKWAPDILRTMNVKAKFLTKPDFTEVIYASLDGYVYFMELESGEETRSPIKVGNPIKGSVSVDARGYPLLYVGEGIPENGTIGFNLYSLIDQKKLLRVNGRDPFAYRTWGAFDSSAVFNRLEDTLIVGGENGLVYHIKLNTVFDRSKKSIKIAPVISKYRYKVAGNNYQGIENSLAMYNDVAYFGDNGGSILALNLKTSKPEWSLPPIDDTDASIVIEQEHGVPYLYTGTEVDKQGKSGSSYIRKIDGLTGIVIWQNKYPCFSLLGAHPVNGGLLATPVLGKKEISNLVIFTIARYGTFSGGLMVALDKETGKEVWRLQMKNYAWSSPVDVYDNAGKAYLIQANSVGIVSVISASSGKVLGSLNIGTNIEASPAIFNNYAVMASRGGKIYGIKLE; encoded by the coding sequence ATGTACTTCGGAAAAAAGACCTTGATTCTAGCAATCATCCTCATTTGTACGTACCAGGGAATCGCCCAAGCCAAAAGTCTTTTTTCCTATCAGTGGGAGCAAACCCCCATTCAACAGCAAGCTTTCCCGGAAAAATATACAGAAGTAGAGGGGATATTGACCTTTCGAGGCACGAACGAGAGAAGTGCTCCTTCCTTTGGCACGACAGATATGAGTCTGTTTCAGCCTAAGATCGCGTGGACAAAGAAAACGAAATTGAGCTCTTGGGGAGGCGGAGCCGGCTGGACAGGTCAGCCCGCCATCGTAAAATGGGCTCCAGATATTTTACGTACGATGAACGTGAAGGCCAAATTTCTTACAAAGCCTGATTTTACCGAGGTGATCTATGCCTCTTTAGACGGATATGTCTACTTCATGGAGCTGGAATCCGGTGAGGAAACACGAAGTCCCATTAAGGTGGGCAATCCCATTAAAGGGAGTGTCTCGGTAGATGCTCGCGGCTATCCGTTGCTCTATGTGGGAGAGGGAATTCCCGAGAATGGTACTATCGGTTTTAACTTATACAGCCTAATCGATCAGAAAAAACTTCTTCGTGTGAACGGGAGAGACCCATTTGCCTATCGGACTTGGGGGGCCTTTGACAGCTCAGCGGTATTCAATCGCTTGGAAGATACCCTTATCGTCGGCGGAGAAAACGGATTAGTCTATCATATAAAGCTCAATACGGTGTTCGACCGAAGCAAGAAATCGATTAAGATTGCACCAGTCATTAGCAAATACCGTTACAAAGTCGCAGGGAACAATTATCAAGGAATAGAAAATTCCTTAGCAATGTACAACGATGTAGCGTACTTTGGTGATAATGGTGGTAGTATTCTAGCCCTGAATCTAAAAACGAGCAAGCCAGAGTGGTCGCTTCCTCCAATCGATGATACAGATGCCTCGATAGTCATTGAGCAAGAGCACGGAGTGCCCTATTTATATACGGGGACAGAGGTTGATAAGCAAGGGAAGTCAGGGAGTTCCTATATTCGGAAAATTGATGGGTTGACGGGCATAGTGATTTGGCAGAATAAATACCCTTGCTTCTCGCTATTAGGCGCTCATCCGGTGAATGGTGGGTTGCTAGCAACTCCAGTATTGGGGAAAAAGGAAATCAGCAACCTAGTCATCTTTACGATTGCCCGCTATGGTACTTTCAGTGGGGGATTGATGGTGGCGCTGGACAAAGAAACCGGCAAAGAAGTGTGGAGATTGCAGATGAAAAACTACGCTTGGTCCTCTCCTGTGGACGTTTACGACAATGCAGGCAAAGCCTATCTCATACAAGCAAATTCGGTAGGCATCGTATCCGTTATCTCCGCTAGCAGCGGTAAGGTGCTTGGTAGCTTAAACATCGGGACGAACATCGAAGCTTCTCCGGCTATTTTCAACAATTATGCTGTTATGGCCTCCCGAGGAGGCAAAATATACGGAATCAAGCTGGAGTAG
- a CDS encoding ABC transporter ATP-binding protein, translating into MIRRFFSYYRPYKGLFVLDFTCAIIAGLLELAFPLAVRNFIDDLLPGENWPMIVLACVALLGIYALNTVLNYVVTYWGHMLGINIETDMRRKMFEHIQKLSFRFFDNHKTGHLVGRVTNDLNEIGEVAHHGPEDVFIAIMTLAGSFALMAHINLELALLTFIIIPIMTWLIIVFGGKMTTTYRRLFGDVGNFNARIEENVGGIRVVQSFANEEHEKKLFAKDNKSFRETKLLAYKTMAKSISVSYMMMRLITVFVMICGAWFFIQGKLELGEFMAFLLLSNIFFRPIEKINAVIESYPKGIAGFKRYIEIIDTEPDIADAKDAIAVDSLQGNISFQGVSFGYEPGRSILSNISLNIKAGETIAFVGPSGAGKTTICSLLPRFYDVDEGTITVDGIDIRKMKLQSLRKHIGIVQQDVFLFAGTIRENIAYGDLNATEEQIWNAARRASLEEMILQLPEGMDTIIGERGVKLSGGQKQRMSIARMFLKNPPILILDEATSALDTETEAAIQKSLAELSIGRTTLVIAHRLTTIKNADRIIVVDESGIAEEGGHQELIASGGIYSRLHQAQYQNA; encoded by the coding sequence ATGATACGCAGATTTTTTTCCTATTATCGCCCATATAAAGGCTTGTTTGTGCTCGATTTTACTTGTGCTATTATCGCCGGATTACTGGAGCTAGCATTCCCACTCGCGGTTAGAAACTTCATTGATGATCTGCTGCCTGGAGAAAATTGGCCGATGATCGTGCTTGCTTGCGTAGCCCTGTTGGGTATATACGCGCTGAATACGGTGCTTAACTACGTCGTAACTTATTGGGGACATATGCTCGGGATTAACATCGAGACGGATATGCGGCGGAAAATGTTCGAGCATATACAGAAGCTGTCGTTCCGCTTCTTCGATAATCATAAGACGGGGCATCTGGTAGGAAGGGTAACTAACGATCTGAATGAAATTGGGGAGGTTGCCCACCACGGTCCCGAGGATGTTTTCATCGCGATCATGACGCTTGCGGGCTCTTTCGCGCTTATGGCTCACATCAATCTAGAGCTCGCTTTGCTTACGTTTATTATTATTCCGATCATGACATGGCTTATCATTGTGTTCGGCGGCAAAATGACGACGACTTACCGGAGATTGTTCGGTGATGTCGGCAATTTCAATGCTAGAATTGAAGAAAACGTTGGCGGTATTCGTGTTGTTCAATCGTTCGCTAATGAGGAGCATGAGAAGAAACTATTTGCTAAAGATAATAAGAGCTTCCGCGAGACCAAGCTGTTGGCCTACAAAACTATGGCTAAAAGTATATCTGTCAGTTATATGATGATGCGCCTGATTACGGTATTCGTTATGATTTGCGGAGCATGGTTTTTCATTCAAGGCAAGCTGGAGCTTGGAGAGTTTATGGCGTTCTTGCTCTTATCTAATATCTTTTTCCGTCCTATTGAGAAGATCAATGCTGTTATTGAGAGCTATCCAAAGGGCATCGCTGGATTCAAGAGATACATTGAGATCATCGATACGGAGCCGGACATTGCGGACGCTAAGGATGCCATTGCTGTTGATTCTTTGCAGGGAAACATTAGCTTCCAAGGAGTCTCATTCGGCTACGAGCCTGGCAGGAGCATTCTCAGTAACATTAGCCTAAATATTAAAGCAGGAGAGACGATAGCATTCGTTGGTCCGTCTGGAGCGGGGAAAACAACGATTTGCAGCCTGCTGCCTCGCTTCTATGATGTAGATGAGGGGACGATTACTGTAGATGGCATCGATATCCGTAAGATGAAGCTGCAGTCTTTGCGAAAGCATATCGGTATCGTTCAACAGGATGTTTTCCTATTTGCGGGTACAATTAGAGAAAATATTGCTTACGGGGATTTGAACGCTACAGAAGAGCAAATATGGAATGCAGCGAGAAGGGCGTCCCTAGAGGAGATGATTCTTCAGCTGCCGGAAGGTATGGACACCATTATTGGTGAACGGGGCGTCAAGCTATCTGGAGGACAGAAGCAGCGGATGTCGATCGCCAGAATGTTCCTGAAAAACCCTCCGATTCTCATTCTGGATGAAGCAACTTCAGCGCTAGATACCGAGACAGAAGCAGCTATTCAGAAATCTCTAGCAGAGCTTTCTATCGGACGCACAACACTAGTCATCGCCCACCGTCTAACAACAATCAAAAATGCAGATAGAATTATCGTTGTCGATGAGAGCGGCATCGCCGAAGAAGGCGGACATCAGGAGCTAATCGCATCTGGTGGAATATATAGCAGGCTTCATCAGGCTCAGTATCAGAATGCTTGA